The nucleotide sequence TTGCGCTCGAGTCCGGCGAGCCGCGCCGCGAGCTGCAGCAGGAGCGTCGACTTGCCGATCCCGGGCTCGCCGGCGAGCAGCACCGCGCCGCCCGCGACCACGCCGCCGCCGAGCACCCTGTCGAGCGCCGGCATGCCGGAGGGCGTGCGCAGCACCTGCTCCTGATCGATCTCGGAGAGCGCGACGGGCACGCTCCCGGGGCGCTCCCCGGCCTTCGTGCCGCGCTTCGGCGCCTCGCGCAGCTCCTCCACGAACGACGACCAGGTGCCGCACTCCGGGCAGCGCCCCAGCCATTTCGTCGACTGGTAGCCGCAGCTCTGGCAGGCGTACAGGGTGCGCTGGGCCGCCACCGTCAGAACCCGGGGACCGATCCCATGAGGTACTTGAGATCGTCGTCGCTCCAGCGGATGCCCACACCGACGAACGGCGAGCGGAACTCCTCGACCAGAGGATCGTCGTAGCCGGCCTTGACGTAGAGATTGCGCAGGAAATTCCACTGCCCGGTGAGCCGCAGGTGGGGATCGAGATCGCGTTCGCGGCCGAAGTCGAAGGCCTCGAACGAGAGCGCCGCCCGCTTCTCGAAGAACGAATAGTCGACCTGGACGCCGGCCGAGTTCTCGATGACGCCGGCCCACAGGGAGCCGCGGCGCTCGGCGAACGGGAAACCGAAGAGCGCCGACCAGTTGGCGCGCTCCGTGTCGGAGGTCAAGCGGTCGGTGGTCGTCGTCGCCGTCGAGCCGTCGGGCAGCGTGACGGTGACGATCTCGCGTTTTTCGTAGATCCGGCCGCGCGGATCGGTGACCAGCTCGACGCGGTAGAAGCGCGGGCTCTCCTCGCCGTGCGGCATCACGTCGATGCGGAACGCCGAGCGCCAGTCCTCGAGCTCCGAGAGATAGGCGCCGTCGAGGCCGAGATGAAGCTCGAGGTCGTTCACCCGGCCGAGCGTATCGCCGAGCGCGGAGACCCCCTCCTCGACGCTCCCCAGGGCGCTCATCAGCTGATCGTGCGCCTCCGGACTCGCGACCAGCTTGCCGATCGTGCCCTCGCCGCTGGCGATCTTGGTGGTGATCACGTTCAGGTTGTCGACCGAGGTCTGCACCCGCTCGGTGAGGTCCTTGATGTTGGCCATCGAGTCCTTGAGCGTCCCCCGGTTCTCCGCCAGGACGCCCTCCATCTGCGCGAGAACGTGGGCGATCTGCTCGGTGATGCGCGGCAGCTCGCGGGCCAGCGTCTCGCTGAAGCGCTCGAAGTTCGCCATCGTGCCGGAGACATTGGCCCGGTTCTCGGCGATCAGCGCGCGCAGCTCGTCCGATGTCGCCCGGACGCTCTCGATGAGCACCGAGATCCCGCCACCGGCGCCGCCGGTGCCGCCCGCTCCCCCGGGC is from Thermoanaerobaculia bacterium and encodes:
- a CDS encoding MCE family protein, translating into MTNTSQVVKVGIFMTACLVLLGWLILRVEDWRLWGPKGTRVDAVFDSIVGLDDKAAVRLAGVRVGRVDGIRLEGRRARVSLLLDQPIAFVEGSYAVIANQGLLGDKFIELRLGAEGAALLPADAVLPGKTPVSFDDAMAKIDGIADSIQGFFGGGAGAGGPGGAGGTGGAGGGISVLIESVRATSDELRALIAENRANVSGTMANFERFSETLARELPRITEQIAHVLAQMEGVLAENRGTLKDSMANIKDLTERVQTSVDNLNVITTKIASGEGTIGKLVASPEAHDQLMSALGSVEEGVSALGDTLGRVNDLELHLGLDGAYLSELEDWRSAFRIDVMPHGEESPRFYRVELVTDPRGRIYEKREIVTVTLPDGSTATTTTDRLTSDTERANWSALFGFPFAERRGSLWAGVIENSAGVQVDYSFFEKRAALSFEAFDFGRERDLDPHLRLTGQWNFLRNLYVKAGYDDPLVEEFRSPFVGVGIRWSDDDLKYLMGSVPGF